CGTTCGGCACAACAACCAGGACGTTATCGTCACCCGAGAGATGGTGGCGCAGCCCGCGCCCGAGGGAGAGCTCTGCTACATCCGCTTCGATCTCATCAAGGGCGAGGGCGATTACGGCTACGGCTTCAAGCCGGGGGCGCCGCGTGACGCGCATTGGGGGGTCAATGTGCTGAAAAGGGGCACGATTCTCAACCAGCTGGCGTCGCAGCTGAAGATGAACGTCATCTATTTTTATACGCAAGGGCCGAAGAGCGAAGCGGCCAAGGCCGTTTGCGCGCGCAAACAGGCCGCGCCCACGCCCGCCGCGGGCAACGCCCACACGGGCCCATGGGCCGATCTCGTGACGAAAGCGCGTCTGATCCACGGATGGCCGGCGGCGCGCTCCCCGTAATCCGGCGCAGGAAAATGCGGGCGGCCGCGCGTAACGCTGGACAGCGGCGAGCGGTTTTGATATTCGCACCGCTCGTTCGAAGCAGCGTCGCGCTCGCGGCGCTCGACGGACGGGCGCATAGCTCAGTTGGTAGAGCAGCTGACTCTTAATCAGCGGGTCCAAGGTTCGAGCCCTTGTGCGCCCACCAATATAATCAAGCGCTTGTCTTGGTTTTTATGGCCGCTGAAACTCGCCGACCACGTTCCGGTAAGTCGCCATCGCGACCAGGTCAGCGGTTGCAGCGTCGTCGCCAATCGCTATCACTGCATCGGCGTTGCTTTCCGCAAGCATTCGGATCAAGCGCCCTTCCGAAAACTCCTGTCGAAACAGACCCGCTTCTTATCGAACACGATGACCGGGACATTATTCGTCCTCGCCCAGGTCAGGCCCAGACGTTCCGCGCCGCCGGCCTCGCCTCCACTTCCGAGGCGCGCTTGCGCCCCTTCCCGCCCCGCCTCAACGAAGCGATAAGCGAGCTTGACTGGCAAGATGGCAGAGCATCGACAGGCGACGAGCGCGGCAACGGTCGTTGTGGTCGGCGTCCCTCCTTACGCGACGATGGTGAAGTCGCTCGCCGCGAGCGCGGTCGTTGCGCCGAGTCTCGCGAAGGCTTGCGCGTCGGCGCCGCTGCCGCCATTGGCGTCCCAGTAGAGCGTTCCCGCATTCGCGCCGGCGTTGTCGTAGATGAAGGCGCCCGCGGCATTGTTCACCGACGCAATGTCCGCCGCCGTCAACAATGTCGCCGCGCCGCCCGGCACGAGGCCGCCGCCAAACCCGCTTGCCGAAATCTGCAGCCTGTCCGCGCCGCTCGCGAAATCCATGACGACGTCGATCCCGTTCGACAAAGACGTGAACACGAAGGCGTCGTTGCCCGCCGCGCCGGTCAGCGTGTCGTCGCCGGCGCCGCCGATCAGAACGTCATTGTCCGCGCCGCCATTCAGCAGGTCCGCGCCCGCCCCGCCGTCGAGCGTATCTTTCCCCGCGCCGCCCAGGATCGTGTTGTTGATCTCGTTGCCTTGGAGGCTCAGCCCCGGCGCGTTGGAGGCGGCGCGCAGCGTTTCCCCTTCCTGCCCAGCGTTGAGCGCGTAATTCACACTCGCGACGACGGAGTCGGTCCCGCCGCCAACGGCTTCGTAAACCACGGAGCCGGCGTTGCGGACATAATAGAAGTCATTTCCGGCGCCGCCCTCCAATATATCCGCGCCGGCCCCGCCGCCGTCGTCGAGCGCATCGCCGCCGTCGCGGCCGAGGATCGTATTGGCGAATGCGTTGCCGACCAGGCTCAGCCCCGGCGCGCCCGCCGCCGCGCGCAGCACTTCGATTTCCTGCCCCGCCCTGAGCATGTAGCCGACGCTGGCGATGACCGTGTCGACCCCGCCGCCCACGGCTTCGTAGACGACGTCGCTGCCATTGTTGACGTAGCAAGTATCGTTGCCGGCGCCGCCATACATCATGTCGTGGCCGCCGCCGCCATCGACAAGCACATCATTGCCGTTTCCAGCATAGATCGTATTGGCGAATTCGTTGCCGATCAGGCTCAATCCCGGCACGCCCGCCGCAACGCGCAGCACTTCGATTTCCTGCCCCGCCCTGAGCATGTAGCTCACGCTGGTCATCACCGTATCTCTGCCGCCGCCGACGGCTTCGTTCACGATGTCGCTGCCGCTGTTGACGTAGCAGAAATCGTCGCCCGCGCCGCCATTCATCACATTGTTGCCGCCGCCGCCGCCATCGAGCGTATCGTTGCCGCCGGCGCCGTTCAGCGTGTCGCTTCCGGCGCCGCCAAAAATCGCATTCGCGCGTTCATTGCCGGTCAGGTTCAGTCCGACCGCGCCAGCGTTGGCGACGAGATATTCGATCTCCTGTCCGGCCTTGAGCGCGTAATGGGCGCTGGCGTAGACCACATCGCTCTCGCCGGTCACGGCCTCGTTCACCACATCGCCGGCGTTGTCGACATAGTAATAGTCTCTGCCCGCGCCGCCATTCATCGTATCCGCGCCGGCCCCGCCGTTCAGCACGTCGTTGCCGGCGCCGCCGTTCAGCGTATCCGCGCCATTCGAGGTGGTGATTCCGTCGCCGCCATCCGTGCCCTGAATGATGGCGGACCGCCCGAACAATTGAGTGGTCAGATTGACCGTTCCCGGGGCGAGCAGGTCCAGCGACACGCCGGCCGTCAGGTTGTTCGGGGCATAGGCGATCGTCGTGAGCGCCTGCAACGCCTGCGGTGTAGCGGGGGTCTGAAGGCTGGTGAAAAGATTCTCGACGCCGCTAAAGTTGTCGATCAGCAGGACCGGATTTACAAAGCTGTCGACGCCGGCGCCGCCAACGATCATGGTGACAGGATCGACATCCCCGCGGAAGGCGTCGTTGCCGTCGCCGCCATCGAGCAAGTACGCTCCAAAGGAGCCGTAAAGCGTGTCGTCGCCCGCGTCACCACTTAATATCGTTCCCCACAGGATGTTATTAACGGCAGAGAGCGTATCATTGCCGTCTCCGCCCGACGCCGTCCTAGTATAGTAGTATGCGTTGAGTGAGTCGTCGCCGCTGTCGCCGAACAGTTCGACTCCGCCGACGAGGGTATCATTGCCGTCGCCGCCATGCAGGCTGTCGCCGATGAAGGCGCCAAAGTCATACAAACTCGCGCCGGTCAGGCTATCATCGCCGGCATCGCCATACAGATCCGCACCGCCGCCGCCTGATATCGTGTCATTCCCTTCCCCGCCATAAAGCTGCGTGAAATGTAGCGAGGGAGAGAAGAGATCGAGGCCGCCGCCAGAAATGGCGTCGTCGCCGTCGCCACCGTAAACAGCGCCGCCAAAAGCAAGCGTTACGGTGTCGTCGCCCGCCCCGCCATAGATGAGATCGGCGGCGGGAAAACTGTTGGGGCCCGCTTCGATCTGATCATTGTCCGTCGCCGGTCCTTCATCCCCCGGCGCGTTGTTGGCGAAATCCCAGCCGTAAATGACGTCGGGTTCAGTTGTTCCAAAAAGAATGTCGGGATTATTGGTTCCGATGATGGTCGGCATGATCAAGACCTCCCGCTGATCGCGCGCCGGTCGGGAAGGACGCCGAATCCTGCACGGTCATCATTCCAAAGGAAACTGCGATCTTTCCCAGCCGGGCATTTGGCGCGTCCACCGCACGTTTTGCAATTCGACCCCGCGGCCTGTGGCGACCCGCTGACTTCCGCTCCGGTAAGCAGGACACAGAAAACGCCATCGCATACCGGAAATCAATCGAAATGACCTATGACCAAATAACGCAGGCAATAGAGCACTGTCTGAAATTTGTGGAAATCGCCAGTAAACGCCGACCATCAAACTCTCAATCAGCGGGTCCAAAGTTTGAGCCCGTGTGCGCATAAAATCAAAGAGTCCCTTGATGAGGCGGCGGCACGTGCATGAGGCCAGCGCGTGGGAGTTATTAGCGTTTCAAACAGTCCGCTGGCGTCTCCCACAAAGCTCCGACTTTTCCAGTGTTGCGGCAACGTAGTGCCACGCTTGCGGCTGCTCAAATGTAAACTCTCGCGATCTTCCTCGCCGTGAATCGGGCTCTACAATTTCAAGGGGCTTTGGAGGGCAACGCCAAATCAGCAATTTTGGAGATTTGCCATGAGGACGACCATTGCACGAACATGCGCGCTCGCGCTTGTTTCTTCTGTGACTGTCTCGGCTGCGATTGCGGCGCCGGTCGGCGCCGTTATCTCGGCGTGCGATCGGATGCACGATGCAGGACAAACCTGCAATTATGGCATCAAAGGCAATTCTTTGGTCGGATGTACAAACGACGTCGTCTTCGAATGCCCCGCCGACGGGAGCCGCCAATGCACTGGCTCGAAAAACACGAGCGGGAAATGCAACGAAGACGGCACCGCCGCGCGCGTCTCTACGATGAAGGGCAAGGAGCTGTTGGACGCGCTTCATGCGAAAGATCTTCACCCATCCAAGTAGGGATTCTCTCGACCCAGGACTCCCTGAATATGAGAAAAACGCTCCGCGCGCGCATCCGGGCTCGGGGCGTTCTTTCCTATCCTGGGAATCCAAATTTATAGGGCTCACGCTCAACCGGCGACGCGGCGCATGGCGCTCGCCGTCGATCGGCGCCTCAAAGGCGCAAAATGGCAGCCGGCGCGCCTTACGGCTGAAGGATGAAGAAGAGTTCGACTGTGCGTCAGGCGCGGCGATAGGAGTCGAAGCTCGCTAGCCTCCTGATCCGACCACTCGTCCTTATCTAAGCTACGCCGGCGCCGCGCTCGGACTGATACGCTCCAGCGAATCCTTTTCAGTTGGTCGTCGTCTTGCCTTCGATCCAGAATTGCGCGGACCGATTTGCGCGTGCGATAACGCTGGCGATCGGCGTCCCTAGCTCGGATTGAAAGAAGCTCATGGATCATTCGCGCAATCCCGCATCCCCGCTCCATCTGAGGCTGGCCAGAGTCTTCCTCGGGCTGCTGAACGTCGCCCTGCTCGTCGCGGTTGCGCTCGTCCTGCTGCCGCTCGTCACGCCTTATTTCAAGCATGCGGGGTCATACCGCTGGATTGAACATGTCGAAGTCTTCGACGCGCGGATGATCCGGTGGGTCAAGTCGCTGGTCCCGACCAACTTCAAGGGCTATGAGCTGGCGCGTTGGTTTATCGTCGGCGGACTCCTCTTCGCGCGCATGTGGGTCGACACACTGCGGCGCAAGGTTTCGACCGCGATCTACCGCACGACGGTGCAGCGCGACTTCGAGGCGCTGCAGTCCGCGGCCCCGGCCGACGCGCGGGTGCTTGCGCCGGTCAAGGAAAAAATGAAGACGATGGACGCGCGCAACCCCAAGAGCCGCGCGGAGTTGCTCAAGGTCATGGGCGACGCCAAGCGTCAGTTGGAGTCGATGGGCCGCGACCTCGCCTTCCTGTCCATCGACGTCGTCGACTCGACCAAGATGAAGCTCGGCGAGGACAAGACATTCATCGAGCACGATTTTCGTGAATACAAGGACCTCGTCGACAGCAAGCTCCGCAGCAACGGCTCGCTGAAGGCGGCATGGACGCCCGATGGCGTCATGGCCTGCTTTCCCTCCATCGACGCAGCGCTGAAAGCCGCCAAGGACGTGATCGGCGGTCTCGACGCGTTCAACGCCAATGTGAAGATGATCAAGTCGAACTTCACCGTTCGCTGCGGCATCAACGCCGGGCACGTTTATTACGACGAGCAGACGCCGATGGAGGAAATGAGCGACCGCGTCATCGATATCGCCGGCCATATGCAGAAATATGCGCTGCCAGGCACGATCGCCTGCGCGAAGCAGATCATCGAGCCCGTGCAGCAGCGCGGAGGCTTCAACGATGCAGGCAAGGTGGTGGACGGTTATGAGGTCTACCAATGGACTCCGGCGAGCCGTCTGCAGGATGAACGGGCGGTGTCCTGACGCCGCCTCAAGCGCGCGATGGTTTTCGCGCGCTAACGATGCTTGATGCGACGTTCACGAGCAACGAAATCGAGCCGCGGCCGTCAGGCTCATGCGCCAAATAGCCTGTGGCCTGCGCGCACGGGCCTATTAAGCCTAGCCGTGGAATCCTCTTCACGGATTGGCAAAGTTGAGTAAGTTGCGGTCTCGGAGCGTTGCATTTGCGAGTGAGGGGCCATCCGTGGCTTGGCTTAAATGAAATGGGCCGTTTTGTTGAAATCCATCGCCTTGGCGTCGATCTCATTGGCCGACGCCGCCGCTGAGGATGCGTCGACGCGCCCGGACGCGATCAGGAACGCTCCCATCACCACGCTGTCGGCGAAGCCGACGATGATCAATCCAGGTCAGTCGGCGACTCTGGCGTTTTCCGCAACGAACGCCGACGTCTGCATGAGTTCAAGCCGCCCGCGCGATCCGAATTTTGTCGTCCATAACCTGTCGGGCAATGTTCCCGTGCGGCCCGCCCGCACGACGACCTATACGATAAAGTGCAAGAAAGGCGCGGCGTCCACGTCGCATCGCGCTGTCGTGACGGTAACGCCGGAACGCATCATCCTTTCCGAGATTTTTGACAGCGCGGTTCCTCACGCGCCCGAAACCCGGATCGAAGATGGCGGGCTTCTCGCTCACAAATGGAAGTCCGTTTATCACGGCTATGGTTCGAACTCGGTTGCTCGCCTTTTCGATGGCCAGGCGCTGGCGATACGCCCGAAGGAGTCAAATTCTGGGAACGAAACGCATGCCGGGCTGATCAGTGGGCCGCATCCGTCTTGGCCCGTCGATATCAAGGGCAACCTGACCATCGAGGCCTCGCTGCACACAGAGAAGCAGTTGCGTCGGCAGAATGCGCCAAATCCGTGGGAAGTGGGCTGGCTTTTGTGGGACTACGTCGACAAAACGCATTTCTATTACTTCATCCCGAAGCCGAACGGCTGGGAGCTCGGCAAGGCGGACCCTGCCTATCCCGGCGACCAGCGCTTCTTGGCGTCGGGAAATCGACCGATTTATCCGATCGGAAATCGATATGTCGTCAAAATTGTTCAGGCCGCCACCCCCACGTCGACGACGATTTCGGCATTCGTCGACGGCGTTCTCTTGACCACCTTCACTGACCGAGAAAGGCCCTATTCGAATGGGCTTGTCGGATTCTATTCCGAGGACGCCGCAGCGTATTTCCATTCGGTCGTGGTGACGATTCCTCGCGCCGTCGCGGCCTTGAAATAGGGACGCGCCGCAAGGTCGGGTTCTGGGCGAGGGCCACGTCGCGCTGTCCCGGCGTCAGAGGCGGTCCCCGGACATGCGTGCGGTCAAAAGGAAACGCCGATTGTCGCGTTGAGACCGCCTTGACGGCGACTCTCCCCGAAGGGGAACAAATAGCCGATTTGCGCCGTCAAGATGCCGTCATAGGCGCGATAGAAGTCGCCGCCCAGCCATGTGCGCGCGACCAGCGCCGGACCTACCCCAAAGGCAAATCGGCGAGTATCCGCGCTATCATATGTCGCCATGCCCATTGCAGCCGCCCCGAGCACGACGCGCGAATCGGCGTCCCAGTAGGAATAGCCAAGCAAACCCACCGCGTTCTGCAGATACCGACGCTCGCCGGCCCTGTAAGTGCCATAGGTCGCAAAGCTCGTCAGCGGCTGCCATGTCGTCTCATGGGGATAGCTCATATCTGTCGGTTCGATCGCGCCCGCCGCTCCCGCGCTTGTGGCGCTCGAATAGGCGAATCCGCCATAGCCATAGCCCCATGACAAGGCCAGCTGATTGAACGGCGCGTTTCGCGTGAAATAGTGCTGCCACTCAGCGCTCACCGAAAAATTAACGCCGTCGAACGGACGCAAGCGCAAACCGAGCCGCGAATAGCTCTCGGTGAAGCGCGTCTGGTCCTGGGACCAAAAGCCGCCGATCAAACCCTCGAGGCCAAATATGTACGGCAGGAAGCGGCCATCGAATCGGATGACCGTTTCGAAGCTCGGCTGAAGCTGATGCCCGCCCCAGCGTTTTCGACGATCGGCGATGCCGTTGAACACCACATTGGTGCGAACGCTCGCATCCGCCTCGACGACCTGCGTTCTGATCACCTCTCGATCGCGGGCCGGCCGGGCTTTGAGTGAGGGATCGCTCGACCAGCGGTCGAGCGCTTCCCGAAAGAACTGCGACTCTTTTGAGCGATCGACATAGACGCTCGCATAGCCCGCGTTCAGCAACACTTCGCCGCTGCGCTCGACCGCGAGGCTGTTCTCAAAGGCCTCGACGGCGGCGGCATATTCCTTCTGACGCGCATAAAATTGGCCAAGCGTCGACCAGCCGGCAGCATAGTCAGGATGCGTTTGCACGAAGTTGACGAGCTCGGCGCGCGCCTGCGTCACATCTCCCTGTTTTTCGAATGCAGACGACCGAGCGGTAGCGATTTCGAGTTCGACCGCCACCCTTTGCGCTGAAGGCAAATCTCCCCGGTCAAGCGCTTTCACAAAGTCCGCAAGCGCGCCAGCGGCGTCTCCGAGAGTCTTACGAAGATAGGCCCTTTGCGCATAGGCTTGGCCCGTGGCCTTGCCTCGCGCGATGAGCGCGTTTGACGCCCGTAGCGCCTCCTCCGTGTGGCCAAGCCCTGCAAGCGCGGCGATAGTCACGCGAAAAACCGCCTCGTCGGCTCGGGGGAAAGCCTCTGCCGCCCTGCCATAACGCAATGCGCTCACCCAATCGCGAGCGGCCAGAGCCTTGAAGGCCTTTTCGGCGACGAGCGTGTAGCGCGCCTCGTCAAGCGCCCGCGTGACATTGAGCTTCTGATCGGCCGGAAGGCCATATTTCAAGGCCTGCTCGAAGTCTGCGACGGCGCCGCTCACATCCTTGGCCTGACGACGCATGAACCCGCGCTGTGCGAGAACCCGCGGGCTTTGCGGGAAAGACGCAAGGTAGCGGTTCGCTTCCGCAAGCGCCTCGGCTTTGCACCCTTGGCGAAGAAGCGCCGTCAAGAGAAGGAGAACAGGCTCCTCCGCTTTGGGATCGAGACTATGCGCCTCTCTTGCCGCACGCACAGCCTCGTCCGGCCGCCCCACTTTTAGCGCGTCATAGCCGCTGTTGAGCGCTTGCTGCAGGGGCGTCGCCTGCGCGCCGACCTGCGAACCGCCCCGTTCATTCGCGCGTTCCGCCTCCGCAAGCGCGAGTTTTAGCCTCTTCACTTGCGCGGGCTCGATATCCGGCTGCGCGAGCGCAGCCTTGAAGTCCTCAATGGCGCCGCTCAAGTCTCCAATCGCGCGCCGGCTGTATCCGCGCTGCGCGAGCAACGTCGAACTCGGCGTATTGTCCTTGATGAACGCATCCGCTTCTTTTACCGCTGCTTTAGCCTGCCGGGATTTGGTCAACGCCGTCATGAGCGCAAATAGCGGCGCTTCGGCGTTTGGATATTTGGCGCGCAGGTCGCGCGCCGCCTTCACCGCGCGAGCGTAGTCGCGTTTCGCGATCGCTGCGTAAACCTCCGCGAGTTCGGCTTGCATAATGCTATCATGCTCAGCCTTGGCGGCTTCCGCGAGCGCGTTGCGCAATGGCAATGTTTGGCTTGGCTCAATGTCGGGCGCGGCGAGCGCGGCTTCGAAATCCGCCGCCGCGCCTTTCAAGTCCTGCATGGCGCGACGCAAATATCCGCGCTGGGCGAGAAGACGCCCGCTCGCCTTATTCTGCGAGATATAGCGATTCAGCTCGTCGAGAGCCGCCTGAGCCCGGCCCTGGCGGCTATAGGCTTCGGCGATAAGCCCAACGGGAGCTTCCGCTTTTTTATCGAGTTCGTGCGCCGCTCGCGCCTTCTCTATGGTTTCATTCAGCCGAGACTCCTTGACGTCCTTATATGCGGCGTCCATTGCAAGATCGAAGAGCGCGACGTCGACTGCGGCGGCCTGCTCTTGGGTCAGCGCGCCGCTGTCTCGTGCGCTGCGCAGATCCGCCTCGGCGCCGGCGACGTCCATGAGTCGCTTGCGCAGATGACCGCGCTGGGCGATCAGCGCCATCGAATGCTTATGGCTGGCGACAAAGGCGCTAATGACGTCAACCGCCTCGCTGGTTCGTCCCGATTTGTTTAGA
This window of the Methylocystis hirsuta genome carries:
- a CDS encoding adenylate/guanylate cyclase domain-containing protein, with the translated sequence MDHSRNPASPLHLRLARVFLGLLNVALLVAVALVLLPLVTPYFKHAGSYRWIEHVEVFDARMIRWVKSLVPTNFKGYELARWFIVGGLLFARMWVDTLRRKVSTAIYRTTVQRDFEALQSAAPADARVLAPVKEKMKTMDARNPKSRAELLKVMGDAKRQLESMGRDLAFLSIDVVDSTKMKLGEDKTFIEHDFREYKDLVDSKLRSNGSLKAAWTPDGVMACFPSIDAALKAAKDVIGGLDAFNANVKMIKSNFTVRCGINAGHVYYDEQTPMEEMSDRVIDIAGHMQKYALPGTIACAKQIIEPVQQRGGFNDAGKVVDGYEVYQWTPASRLQDERAVS
- a CDS encoding calcium-binding protein, which translates into the protein MPTIIGTNNPDILFGTTEPDVIYGWDFANNAPGDEGPATDNDQIEAGPNSFPAADLIYGGAGDDTVTLAFGGAVYGGDGDDAISGGGLDLFSPSLHFTQLYGGEGNDTISGGGGADLYGDAGDDSLTGASLYDFGAFIGDSLHGGDGNDTLVGGVELFGDSGDDSLNAYYYTRTASGGDGNDTLSAVNNILWGTILSGDAGDDTLYGSFGAYLLDGGDGNDAFRGDVDPVTMIVGGAGVDSFVNPVLLIDNFSGVENLFTSLQTPATPQALQALTTIAYAPNNLTAGVSLDLLAPGTVNLTTQLFGRSAIIQGTDGGDGITTSNGADTLNGGAGNDVLNGGAGADTMNGGAGRDYYYVDNAGDVVNEAVTGESDVVYASAHYALKAGQEIEYLVANAGAVGLNLTGNERANAIFGGAGSDTLNGAGGNDTLDGGGGGNNVMNGGAGDDFCYVNSGSDIVNEAVGGGRDTVMTSVSYMLRAGQEIEVLRVAAGVPGLSLIGNEFANTIYAGNGNDVLVDGGGGHDMMYGGAGNDTCYVNNGSDVVYEAVGGGVDTVIASVGYMLRAGQEIEVLRAAAGAPGLSLVGNAFANTILGRDGGDALDDGGGAGADILEGGAGNDFYYVRNAGSVVYEAVGGGTDSVVASVNYALNAGQEGETLRAASNAPGLSLQGNEINNTILGGAGKDTLDGGAGADLLNGGADNDVLIGGAGDDTLTGAAGNDAFVFTSLSNGIDVVMDFASGADRLQISASGFGGGLVPGGAATLLTAADIASVNNAAGAFIYDNAGANAGTLYWDANGGSGADAQAFARLGATTALAASDFTIVA
- a CDS encoding bacteriophage N4 adsorption protein A, encoding MRRVFRRPRATILILALALASTTPIAARAGDNDGVREEPRPGQPGYQELALAFARLAKGDYDGALKYAQRAQSLAPNYEMPVRLLADILNKSGRTSEAVDVISAFVASHKHSMALIAQRGHLRKRLMDVAGAEADLRSARDSGALTQEQAAAVDVALFDLAMDAAYKDVKESRLNETIEKARAAHELDKKAEAPVGLIAEAYSRQGRAQAALDELNRYISQNKASGRLLAQRGYLRRAMQDLKGAAADFEAALAAPDIEPSQTLPLRNALAEAAKAEHDSIMQAELAEVYAAIAKRDYARAVKAARDLRAKYPNAEAPLFALMTALTKSRQAKAAVKEADAFIKDNTPSSTLLAQRGYSRRAIGDLSGAIEDFKAALAQPDIEPAQVKRLKLALAEAERANERGGSQVGAQATPLQQALNSGYDALKVGRPDEAVRAAREAHSLDPKAEEPVLLLLTALLRQGCKAEALAEANRYLASFPQSPRVLAQRGFMRRQAKDVSGAVADFEQALKYGLPADQKLNVTRALDEARYTLVAEKAFKALAARDWVSALRYGRAAEAFPRADEAVFRVTIAALAGLGHTEEALRASNALIARGKATGQAYAQRAYLRKTLGDAAGALADFVKALDRGDLPSAQRVAVELEIATARSSAFEKQGDVTQARAELVNFVQTHPDYAAGWSTLGQFYARQKEYAAAVEAFENSLAVERSGEVLLNAGYASVYVDRSKESQFFREALDRWSSDPSLKARPARDREVIRTQVVEADASVRTNVVFNGIADRRKRWGGHQLQPSFETVIRFDGRFLPYIFGLEGLIGGFWSQDQTRFTESYSRLGLRLRPFDGVNFSVSAEWQHYFTRNAPFNQLALSWGYGYGGFAYSSATSAGAAGAIEPTDMSYPHETTWQPLTSFATYGTYRAGERRYLQNAVGLLGYSYWDADSRVVLGAAAMGMATYDSADTRRFAFGVGPALVARTWLGGDFYRAYDGILTAQIGYLFPFGESRRQGGLNATIGVSF